In a genomic window of Streptococcus oralis:
- a CDS encoding HEPN domain-containing protein — MKFKDYTWDKEFEIKGYFSERSDDIVRKDNLSGILHYSPSEIVLELFGGFEEESGISFGFGKSLEKIYGFSSNGNILILNTYGEPMVHSSSPGFPITRYRVKNFKIYSVFYNELGNFDYSSEAFKDLINELDSEKIKEYKFSFEHIEEWIEKSLVTVKYRENQTIFESAVSEYQPTKVLIRSLRMNFEDVAILHSSYTTTSFTSDYFIKLTSADLNIRYFDEFYQASHKFKEFIEILSSIPLSFTNIEFLVLYKMIDGKRMPLIKGKFFVQHSRKSQKWKSYSQQDISLRTLEDNFEHILNHWFDKSEELEFIVRQFSKNLHGDLYLEDQLVDAIRNLEVYSRNFKNFKIPKCLSDVEEKARQSLFDFINTHLLEEVRRKFRNKLKFNQKEPNLSERLKNLFDSIDELNLSKIFSNREREQLIIKLIQTRNYYTHGNSKDNYPEMITDISEMYETKLLLQEVLRYYIYQELDMKYKYKNF, encoded by the coding sequence ATGAAATTTAAAGATTACACTTGGGATAAAGAGTTTGAAATAAAAGGATATTTTTCAGAACGTTCCGATGATATAGTTAGAAAGGATAACTTGAGCGGTATTTTACATTATTCTCCTAGTGAAATTGTATTAGAATTATTTGGTGGATTTGAGGAGGAATCAGGCATTTCATTCGGTTTTGGTAAGAGTTTGGAAAAGATATATGGCTTCTCCAGTAATGGTAATATTTTAATTTTAAATACTTATGGTGAACCAATGGTACATTCCTCATCTCCTGGATTTCCGATAACTAGATATAGAGTAAAAAATTTTAAAATTTACAGTGTATTTTATAATGAGCTCGGAAATTTTGATTATAGTTCTGAGGCCTTTAAAGATTTAATTAATGAATTAGATTCTGAAAAAATCAAGGAATATAAATTTAGCTTTGAACATATTGAGGAATGGATTGAAAAATCATTGGTAACTGTTAAATATAGAGAAAATCAAACTATTTTTGAAAGTGCAGTAAGTGAATATCAACCAACAAAAGTGTTAATAAGATCACTAAGAATGAACTTTGAAGATGTGGCAATACTCCATTCTTCATATACAACTACGTCATTTACCAGTGATTATTTTATTAAACTTACTTCAGCTGATTTGAATATAAGATATTTTGATGAATTTTATCAAGCTTCACATAAGTTTAAGGAATTTATTGAGATTTTATCAAGTATACCATTGTCTTTTACTAATATTGAATTTCTTGTTCTTTATAAAATGATAGATGGTAAGCGTATGCCACTTATAAAAGGTAAATTCTTTGTTCAGCATTCTAGAAAATCCCAAAAATGGAAATCGTATTCTCAGCAAGATATTTCTTTGAGGACATTAGAAGATAATTTTGAACATATTTTAAATCATTGGTTTGATAAATCTGAGGAACTTGAATTTATAGTGAGACAATTTTCAAAAAATCTTCATGGTGATTTATACTTGGAAGATCAGTTGGTTGATGCTATTAGAAATTTAGAAGTTTACTCTAGGAATTTTAAGAATTTTAAAATTCCGAAATGTTTATCTGATGTTGAAGAAAAAGCTAGACAATCTTTGTTTGACTTTATAAACACACATCTTTTAGAAGAAGTGAGAAGAAAATTTAGAAATAAATTGAAATTTAATCAAAAAGAGCCTAATCTTTCCGAACGTTTAAAAAATTTATTCGATTCAATTGATGAGCTTAATCTGTCTAAAATTTTTTCGAATCGTGAGAGAGAACAACTAATAATAAAATTAATTCAAACACGGAATTACTATACTCATGGGAATTCGAAAGATAACTATCCAGAAATGATAACAGATATCAGTGAGATGTATGAAACAAAGTTGCTTCTTCAAGAAGTTTTGAGATACTATATTTATCAAGAATTGGATATGAAATATAAATATAAAAATTTCTAA
- a CDS encoding SSURE domain-containing protein has product MKFNPNQRYTRWSIRRLSVGVASVVVASGFFVLVGQPSSARADVVNPTPAQVVPDAASVSEKSDLPAEVLKKAVDVALPSEQADSAPKASLDTTSSSEKEDATAKEPAVAPKEEVQAQPDSKKQTEDAVKPVESPASTVSGQDREASEAQPATTPAEVQKGVADNTKDTVDVPASYLDKANFPGPFTAGVNQVIPYEFFAGDGMLTRLILKASDKAPWSDNGTAKNPALPPVEKLGKGLYFYEVDLAGTQGKSDKELLDLLKQNGTQSYKATIKVYGAKDGKPDLTNLVATKDLTVNLNGLTTPAEVQKGVADNTKDTVDVPATYLDKANFPGPFTAGVNQVIPYEFFAGDGMLTRLILKASDKAPWSDNGTAKNPALPPVEKLGKGLYFYEVDLAGTQGKSDKELLDLLKQNGTQSYKATIKVYGAKDGKPDLTNLVATKDLTVNLNGLTTPNQVKESVVNNVKDMIDVPASYLDKAKVPGPFLAGVNQVIPYEAFGGDGMLTRLLLKASDKAPWSDNGTAKNPALLPLEGLAKGQYFYEVDLNGNTVGKEGQALLDQLRANGTHTYLATVKVYGSKDGKPDLTNLIATRQVMIRLRGKEMATIPSQQGQMNTKPSETGSTGTTEGMMGTNHHMSDMKVDQPASSPMANMMKKDDKAMLPNTGEAKTATAGLGIFGLALAGLVGLLGLTTKRED; this is encoded by the coding sequence ATGAAATTCAATCCAAATCAGAGATATACTCGTTGGTCTATTCGCCGTCTCAGTGTCGGTGTTGCTTCAGTTGTTGTGGCTAGTGGCTTCTTTGTCCTAGTCGGTCAACCAAGTTCTGCACGCGCTGATGTCGTCAATCCGACTCCTGCCCAAGTCGTGCCAGACGCTGCTTCGGTGAGTGAAAAAAGCGACTTACCAGCAGAGGTTCTCAAAAAAGCAGTCGATGTAGCTCTTCCTTCAGAACAAGCAGACTCAGCACCTAAAGCAAGCTTGGATACTACAAGCTCTTCAGAAAAAGAGGATGCAACTGCTAAAGAGCCTGCAGTAGCGCCAAAAGAAGAAGTACAAGCACAACCTGACTCTAAGAAACAAACAGAAGATGCAGTTAAACCTGTGGAAAGTCCTGCGTCTACAGTTTCTGGACAAGACCGTGAAGCCAGTGAAGCGCAACCAGCGACCACCCCAGCTGAAGTGCAAAAAGGCGTGGCTGACAACACCAAAGATACAGTAGATGTTCCGGCTAGCTACCTTGACAAAGCCAATTTCCCAGGTCCATTTACAGCTGGTGTCAACCAAGTCATTCCATACGAATTCTTCGCTGGTGACGGCATGTTGACTCGTCTTATCTTGAAAGCATCCGACAAGGCTCCATGGTCAGACAACGGAACAGCTAAAAATCCCGCTCTCCCACCGGTAGAGAAATTGGGCAAAGGCCTTTACTTCTACGAAGTAGACTTGGCCGGAACCCAAGGCAAATCTGACAAAGAGTTGCTTGATCTCTTGAAACAAAATGGTACTCAAAGCTATAAAGCTACTATCAAGGTGTACGGTGCGAAAGACGGCAAGCCTGACTTAACTAACCTCGTAGCAACTAAAGATTTGACTGTTAATTTGAATGGCTTGACCACTCCAGCTGAAGTCCAAAAAGGTGTGGCTGACAATACCAAAGATACAGTAGATGTCCCAGCCACTTACTTGGACAAGGCTAACTTCCCAGGACCATTTACAGCTGGTGTCAATCAAGTCATTCCATATGAATTCTTCGCTGGAGACGGCATGTTAACTCGTCTTATCTTGAAAGCATCCGATAAGGCTCCATGGTCAGACAACGGAACAGCTAAAAATCCTGCTCTCCCACCAGTAGAGAAATTGGGCAAAGGTCTTTACTTCTATGAAGTAGACTTGGCAGGCACCCAAGGAAAATCAGATAAAGAGCTGCTTGACCTCTTGAAACAAAATGGTACTCAAAGCTATAAAGCTACTATCAAGGTGTACGGTGCGAAAGACGGCAAGCCTGACTTGACTAATCTGGTAGCGACTAAAGATTTGACTGTTAATTTGAATGGTTTGACCACACCAAATCAGGTTAAAGAGTCTGTTGTTAACAATGTCAAAGACATGATTGATGTTCCAGCTAGCTACCTTGATAAGGCTAAGGTTCCTGGACCTTTCTTGGCTGGTGTCAACCAAGTTATTCCGTACGAAGCTTTTGGTGGAGATGGTATGTTGACTCGCCTCTTGTTAAAAGCCTCAGACAAAGCCCCATGGTCCGACAACGGAACAGCTAAAAATCCTGCCCTATTGCCACTTGAAGGCTTGGCTAAAGGCCAATATTTCTACGAAGTGGATTTGAATGGCAATACGGTTGGCAAAGAAGGACAAGCTCTTCTAGATCAACTTCGAGCTAACGGAACACATACATACCTAGCTACTGTTAAAGTCTATGGATCTAAAGATGGCAAACCTGATTTGACCAATCTGATTGCTACTCGTCAAGTAATGATTCGACTTCGTGGAAAAGAAATGGCGACAATACCATCTCAACAAGGTCAGATGAATACGAAGCCTTCTGAAACAGGCTCTACAGGTACGACTGAGGGTATGATGGGTACAAATCACCATATGTCAGATATGAAAGTAGATCAACCAGCTTCTAGCCCAATGGCTAATATGATGAAAAAAGATGATAAAGCGATGTTACCAAATACTGGGGAAGCTAAAACAGCTACAGCTGGGCTTGGTATCTTTGGTCTAGCCTTGGCAGGTCTTGTTGGACTTTTGGGTTTGACAACCAAACGGGAAGATTAA
- the rpmF gene encoding 50S ribosomal protein L32, which translates to MAVPARRTSKAKKNKRRTHYKVTAPSVNFDETTGDYSRSHRVSLKGYYKGRKIAKAASAE; encoded by the coding sequence ATGGCAGTACCTGCACGTCGCACGTCAAAAGCGAAGAAAAACAAACGTCGTACACACTACAAAGTAACAGCTCCATCTGTAAACTTTGACGAAACTACTGGAGATTACTCACGTTCTCACCGTGTATCACTTAAAGGATACTACAAAGGACGTAAAATCGCTAAAGCTGCATCAGCTGAATAA
- the rpmG gene encoding 50S ribosomal protein L33 — MRVNITLEHKESGERLYLTSKNKRNTPDRLQLKKYSPKLRKHVVFTEVK; from the coding sequence ATGCGCGTAAATATTACACTTGAACACAAAGAATCTGGTGAACGCTTGTACCTTACTTCTAAAAACAAACGTAACACTCCAGACCGTCTTCAATTGAAGAAATACTCACCAAAACTTCGCAAACACGTTGTGTTTACAGAAGTTAAGTAA
- a CDS encoding metal-sulfur cluster assembly factor: protein MRDDIKINDRALALQDQIIEKLEKVFDTDVELDVYNLGLIYEINLDETGLCKIVMTFTDTACDCAESLPIEIVAGLKQIEGIEDVKVEVTWSPAWKITRISRYGRIALGLPPR, encoded by the coding sequence ATGAGAGACGATATCAAAATCAATGACCGAGCTTTGGCCTTACAAGACCAAATTATCGAAAAACTAGAGAAGGTTTTTGATACAGATGTGGAATTGGATGTTTACAATCTAGGACTGATTTATGAAATCAATCTAGATGAAACGGGTCTCTGCAAGATTGTCATGACTTTCACTGATACTGCCTGCGATTGTGCCGAAAGCTTGCCTATCGAAATCGTCGCAGGTCTGAAACAAATCGAGGGTATCGAAGATGTCAAGGTTGAAGTTACCTGGTCTCCTGCATGGAAGATCACACGAATCAGTCGCTACGGCCGTATTGCCCTTGGACTGCCACCTCGTTAA
- a CDS encoding toxic anion resistance protein — protein MTEFNFDIDQIANNTVAKVDKTTEIIETNTGSAQTITFLEKLSPEQQEQIKARVPQLVDQFVTDQNALLDFGQSAVEGVNGTVNRILTEQKKLQIPQVDDLLKNTNRELQGFVAKYKNAEIAELEEKPNFLQKLFKKSQNSLQEFYFDSKTVEQKLDGMAAAVVKQEDVLARNIVSAEMLIEDNTKSIENLVGVISFIEASQTEAGNRAAELKAQVDQLDSSTVEYQTKSQELARMAEVVNTLEQQHTEYVSRLYVAWTTTPQMRNLVKVSSDMRQKLGMLRRNTIPTMKLSIAQLGILQQSMKSGVVADAIVNANNAALQMLAETSKEVIPQMERIAQSPTVAVESVTKLAESLVAQNQGIVAAIELGRQKRAQLETTIVKSAEMINDSVKLRDEKIVQALLDQGKAAQKEVQE, from the coding sequence ATGACAGAATTTAATTTTGATATTGATCAGATTGCTAATAATACAGTGGCCAAAGTGGACAAGACAACCGAAATCATCGAGACCAATACAGGCTCAGCCCAGACGATCACCTTTCTTGAAAAGCTAAGTCCTGAGCAACAAGAGCAAATCAAGGCGCGCGTCCCTCAGTTGGTGGATCAGTTTGTCACAGACCAAAATGCTCTCTTGGACTTTGGTCAATCAGCGGTGGAAGGTGTCAATGGTACGGTTAACCGTATTTTGACCGAGCAGAAGAAACTGCAAATTCCTCAGGTGGATGACCTGCTGAAAAATACCAACCGTGAGCTCCAAGGTTTTGTAGCCAAATATAAGAATGCTGAAATTGCAGAGTTGGAAGAAAAGCCAAACTTTTTGCAAAAATTGTTTAAAAAGAGCCAGAACAGTCTGCAAGAATTTTATTTTGACTCAAAAACAGTTGAGCAAAAGCTAGATGGCATGGCTGCTGCTGTGGTCAAGCAAGAAGATGTGCTGGCGCGAAATATTGTTTCTGCTGAAATGCTGATTGAGGACAATACCAAATCCATTGAAAATCTAGTGGGAGTTATTTCCTTTATAGAAGCAAGCCAGACAGAAGCTGGCAATCGTGCTGCAGAACTGAAGGCTCAAGTTGACCAACTAGATTCAAGTACGGTAGAATATCAAACCAAGTCCCAAGAATTAGCTCGTATGGCTGAAGTGGTCAATACACTGGAACAACAACATACAGAGTATGTTAGTCGCCTTTACGTAGCTTGGACGACGACTCCACAAATGCGTAATCTCGTCAAAGTTTCATCGGACATGCGCCAAAAATTGGGCATGCTTCGTCGCAATACCATTCCAACCATGAAGCTTTCGATTGCTCAACTTGGTATTTTGCAACAATCGATGAAATCAGGTGTCGTGGCAGATGCCATTGTCAATGCCAACAATGCCGCCCTTCAGATGCTAGCTGAAACCAGCAAGGAAGTGATTCCGCAGATGGAACGAATTGCCCAAAGTCCAACAGTAGCTGTTGAATCCGTCACCAAACTTGCTGAAAGTCTAGTCGCTCAAAACCAAGGTATCGTTGCTGCCATTGAGTTGGGACGTCAGAAACGTGCTCAACTAGAAACAACCATCGTCAAATCCGCAGAAATGATCAACGATTCTGTTAAACTCCGCGATGAGAAAATCGTCCAAGCCCTTCTAGACCAAGGAAAGGCTGCTCAGAAAGAAGTACAAGAATAA
- a CDS encoding response regulator transcription factor: MKKTILLVDDEIDILDIQNRYLIQAGYDVLVAHDGKEGLELFRKKSIDLIITDIMMPNMDGYDFISEVQYIAPDQPFLFTTAKTSEQDKIYGLSLGADDFIVKPFSPRELVLRVNNILRRLSRGGETEQIEFGDLVINHVTHEVRIGDQPLELTVKSFELLWILASNPERVFSKTELYEKVWQEDYVDDTNTLNVHIHALRQELTKYTNSNAPAIKTVWGLGYKMERPRGRK; this comes from the coding sequence ATGAAAAAGACAATTTTGCTGGTTGATGATGAGATAGATATTCTAGATATTCAAAACCGCTATCTTATACAGGCAGGTTACGATGTTTTGGTCGCCCATGATGGTAAGGAGGGATTAGAGCTTTTCAGAAAAAAATCTATCGACCTCATTATCACAGATATTATGATGCCCAATATGGACGGTTATGATTTTATCAGTGAAGTTCAGTATATCGCTCCTGATCAACCTTTCCTCTTTACAACTGCTAAGACAAGCGAACAGGATAAAATTTATGGCTTAAGCTTGGGGGCAGATGATTTTATAGTCAAACCCTTTAGCCCACGCGAATTGGTTTTAAGAGTGAATAATATCTTGCGTCGCCTTAGCCGTGGAGGAGAGACAGAACAGATCGAGTTTGGTGACTTGGTAATCAACCATGTGACTCATGAGGTTCGCATTGGGGATCAACCTTTGGAATTGACAGTAAAATCCTTTGAACTTCTATGGATATTAGCCAGCAATCCTGAGAGAGTCTTTTCAAAGACGGAACTTTACGAGAAGGTATGGCAAGAGGACTATGTGGATGATACCAATACACTCAATGTTCATATCCATGCTTTGAGGCAAGAGTTGACCAAGTATACAAATTCAAATGCTCCTGCTATCAAAACTGTCTGGGGTTTGGGCTATAAGATGGAAAGACCAAGAGGTAGAAAATGA
- a CDS encoding HXXEE domain-containing protein translates to MAYYLWMFPLLFIFHDMEEIIGLVPWIRLNETLLAQKAPTILKIHKEMTTEGFALAVFEEFFLVLSITLLAYFTQSRVLELVWLGGFVAFALHLLLHIGQSILLRKYIPALITSTICFPVSAYLITDIVHLWRVSTSEFFLFSLVGSGIVVINLLFALWLGRKYSTWLVHKNE, encoded by the coding sequence ATGGCGTATTATCTTTGGATGTTTCCTCTACTTTTTATCTTTCACGATATGGAAGAAATTATCGGTCTTGTCCCTTGGATCCGTCTCAACGAAACCTTGCTTGCCCAAAAGGCGCCAACTATTCTCAAAATCCACAAGGAAATGACAACAGAGGGATTTGCCCTTGCTGTTTTTGAAGAATTTTTCCTTGTCTTATCCATCACTTTATTAGCGTATTTTACTCAATCTAGAGTTCTTGAACTAGTTTGGCTAGGGGGATTTGTGGCCTTTGCACTTCATCTCTTGCTCCATATCGGACAATCAATCCTTCTTCGCAAGTATATCCCTGCTCTGATTACTTCTACCATTTGTTTTCCTGTCAGTGCTTATTTGATTACAGACATTGTACATTTATGGCGAGTTTCGACCAGCGAATTTTTCCTATTTTCACTGGTCGGTTCAGGCATCGTCGTCATCAATCTCCTCTTTGCTCTCTGGCTTGGGAGAAAGTATTCCACCTGGCTTGTTCACAAAAACGAATAA
- a CDS encoding sensor histidine kinase, which yields MKLKNYILVGYLVSTLLTILVVFWAVQRMLIEKSEVYFLVGMTMIASFIGAAVSIFLLSPVFSSLKHLKKQAQDIASKDFSTEIETKGPLEFQELGQAFNDMSHNLQATFQSLDESEQEKRMMIAQLSHDIKTPITSIQVTVEGILDGVIKEEERLHYLTTIGRQTERLNKLVEELDVLTLNTQPQDTADEEVEEVFLDQLLIESMSEFQLQIEQEERDVYIQVSPESAKIKSHSDKLSRILVNLLNNAFKYSEPGTRIEVLAQLTEQELTISVKDEGQGILPEDLEKIFKRLYRVETSRNMKTGGHGLGLAIARELAHQLGGEITAESQYGLGSKFTFSLNLK from the coding sequence ATGAAATTAAAAAACTATATTTTAGTGGGGTATCTAGTGTCGACTCTACTAACGATTTTGGTCGTTTTCTGGGCAGTCCAACGAATGTTGATCGAGAAAAGTGAAGTTTACTTTCTAGTTGGAATGACCATGATTGCTAGTTTCATTGGCGCTGCAGTGAGCATCTTTCTTTTGTCGCCTGTGTTCTCTTCTCTGAAACATTTGAAAAAACAAGCTCAGGATATAGCCAGCAAAGATTTCAGCACAGAAATTGAAACCAAAGGCCCATTAGAATTTCAAGAGCTAGGTCAGGCTTTTAATGACATGTCCCACAATTTGCAGGCTACCTTTCAATCACTTGATGAGAGCGAGCAAGAAAAGAGAATGATGATTGCGCAGCTCTCTCACGATATTAAAACTCCCATTACCTCCATTCAGGTTACTGTGGAGGGAATTCTAGATGGAGTGATTAAGGAAGAGGAACGGCTCCACTACTTAACCACGATTGGTCGGCAAACCGAGCGTCTAAACAAGCTAGTGGAGGAATTGGATGTTCTGACTCTTAACACCCAACCTCAAGATACTGCTGATGAAGAAGTCGAAGAGGTCTTTTTAGATCAGCTGTTGATTGAGTCAATGAGTGAATTTCAACTCCAGATTGAACAAGAGGAGCGAGATGTTTACATTCAAGTATCACCTGAGTCGGCGAAAATCAAGAGCCATTCTGACAAACTTTCTCGCATTTTGGTTAATTTGTTAAACAATGCCTTTAAATATTCAGAACCAGGAACCAGAATCGAGGTTCTTGCCCAATTAACAGAACAAGAGCTGACAATCAGTGTGAAAGACGAGGGTCAGGGGATCCTTCCTGAGGATTTGGAAAAGATCTTTAAACGACTTTATCGTGTGGAAACTTCGCGCAATATGAAGACAGGTGGGCATGGATTAGGACTTGCGATTGCACGCGAACTAGCCCATCAGCTTGGTGGCGAAATCACAGCAGAAAGTCAATATGGCTTAGGAAGCAAGTTTACATTCAGCCTCAATTTGAAATAA
- the ilvD gene encoding dihydroxy-acid dehydratase, protein MTELDKRHRSSIYDSMVKSPNRAMLRATGMTDKDFETPIVGVISTWAENTPCNIHLHDFGKLAKEGVKSAGAWPVQFGTITVADGIAMGTPGMRFSLTSRDIIADSIEAAMGGHNVDAFVAIGGCDKNMPGSMIAIANMDIPAIFAYGGTIAPGNLDGKDIDLVSVFEGIGKWNHGDMTAEDVKRLECNACPGPGGCGGMYTANTMATAIEVLGMSLPGSSSHPAESADKKEDIEAAGRAVVKMLELGLKPSDILTREAFEDAITVTMALGGSTNATLHLLAIAHAANVDLSLEDFNTIQERVPHLADLKPSGQYVFQDLYEVGGVPAVMKYLLANGFLHGDRITCTGKTVAENLADFADLTPGQKVIMPLENPKRADGPLIILNGNLAPDGAVAKVSGVKVRRHVGPAKVFDSEEDAIQAVLTDEIVDGDVVVVRFVGPKGGPGMPEMLSLSSMIVGKGQGDKVALLTDGRFSGGTYGLVVGHIAPEAQDGGPIAYLRTGDIVTVDQDTKEISMAVSEEELEKRKAETTLPPLYSRGVLGKYAHIVSSASRGAVTDFWNMDKSGKK, encoded by the coding sequence ATGACTGAATTAGATAAACGTCACCGCAGTAGCATTTATGACAGCATGGTTAAATCACCAAACCGTGCCATGCTTCGTGCCACTGGTATGACAGATAAGGACTTTGAAACACCGATTGTGGGAGTGATTTCGACTTGGGCGGAAAATACACCATGTAACATTCACTTGCATGATTTTGGGAAATTGGCGAAAGAAGGTGTTAAATCGGCAGGTGCTTGGCCTGTTCAGTTTGGTACTATTACCGTAGCGGACGGGATTGCCATGGGAACGCCTGGTATGCGCTTCTCTTTGACATCTCGTGATATCATCGCGGACTCCATCGAGGCGGCGATGGGTGGTCACAATGTGGATGCCTTTGTTGCTATCGGTGGCTGTGATAAGAACATGCCTGGTTCTATGATTGCCATTGCTAATATGGATATTCCAGCTATTTTCGCTTATGGTGGAACCATTGCACCCGGAAATCTTGATGGCAAAGACATTGACTTGGTTTCGGTATTTGAAGGAATCGGAAAATGGAACCACGGTGACATGACAGCTGAGGACGTGAAGCGTCTCGAATGCAATGCCTGCCCTGGCCCTGGTGGCTGTGGTGGTATGTACACGGCTAATACCATGGCGACTGCTATCGAAGTTCTAGGGATGAGTTTGCCAGGATCATCCTCTCACCCAGCTGAATCAGCTGACAAGAAAGAAGATATCGAAGCAGCAGGACGTGCTGTTGTTAAGATGCTGGAACTTGGTCTCAAACCATCAGATATCTTGACTCGTGAAGCCTTTGAAGATGCCATCACTGTAACTATGGCTCTCGGTGGTTCTACAAATGCCACTCTTCACTTGCTTGCCATTGCCCATGCTGCCAATGTTGACTTGTCACTTGAAGACTTCAATACAATCCAAGAACGTGTGCCTCACTTGGCCGACTTGAAACCTTCTGGTCAGTATGTCTTCCAAGACCTCTACGAAGTCGGTGGTGTCCCTGCGGTTATGAAATACCTCTTGGCGAATGGTTTCCTTCATGGCGACCGCATCACATGTACTGGTAAGACAGTCGCTGAAAACTTGGCTGACTTTGCAGACCTTACACCAGGCCAAAAAGTCATTATGCCACTTGAAAATCCAAAACGTGCAGACGGTCCGCTTATCATCTTGAACGGGAACCTTGCCCCTGACGGTGCGGTTGCTAAAGTATCAGGTGTGAAAGTGCGTCGCCACGTTGGACCAGCTAAGGTCTTTGACTCAGAAGAAGATGCTATCCAGGCTGTCTTGACAGATGAAATCGTTGATGGCGATGTTGTCGTTGTTCGTTTCGTTGGACCTAAGGGTGGTCCTGGTATGCCTGAGATGCTGTCGCTTTCATCCATGATCGTTGGTAAAGGCCAAGGAGACAAGGTTGCCCTCTTGACAGACGGACGCTTCTCTGGTGGTACTTATGGTCTGGTTGTTGGACATATCGCTCCTGAAGCTCAGGATGGTGGACCGATTGCCTACCTTCGTACAGGTGACATCGTTACGGTTGACCAAGATACCAAAGAAATTTCCATGGCCGTATCCGAAGAAGAACTTGAAAAACGCAAGGCAGAAACAACCTTACCACCACTTTACAGCCGTGGTGTCCTCGGTAAATATGCTCACATCGTATCATCTGCTTCACGCGGAGCCGTGACAGACTTCTGGAATATGGACAAGTCAGGTAAAAAGTAA
- the rpsD gene encoding 30S ribosomal protein S4 yields MSRYTGPSWKQARRLGLSLTGTGKELARRNYVPGQHGPNNRSKLSEYGLQLAEKQKLRFTYGVGEKQFRNLFVQATKIKGGILGFNFMLLLERRLDNVVYRLGLATTRRQARQFVNHGHILVDGKRVDIPSYRVTPGQVISVREKSLKVPAILEAVEATLGRPAFVSFDAEKLEGSLTRLPERDEINPEINEALVVEFYNKML; encoded by the coding sequence ATGTCACGTTATACAGGACCATCTTGGAAACAAGCTCGTCGCCTTGGCCTTTCACTTACAGGTACAGGTAAAGAATTGGCACGTCGTAACTACGTACCAGGACAACACGGACCAAACAACCGTTCTAAATTGTCAGAATACGGTTTGCAATTGGCTGAAAAACAAAAACTTCGTTTCACTTACGGTGTAGGTGAAAAACAATTCCGTAACTTGTTCGTACAAGCTACTAAGATCAAAGGCGGAATCCTAGGTTTCAACTTCATGCTTCTTTTGGAACGTCGTTTGGATAACGTTGTTTACCGTCTTGGCCTTGCGACTACTCGTCGTCAAGCTCGTCAATTCGTAAACCACGGTCACATCCTTGTGGACGGAAAACGCGTTGATATCCCATCATACCGTGTAACTCCAGGTCAAGTGATCTCAGTTCGTGAAAAATCATTGAAAGTTCCAGCAATCCTTGAAGCAGTAGAAGCTACTCTTGGACGTCCAGCATTCGTATCATTCGATGCTGAGAAATTGGAAGGTTCATTGACTCGCTTGCCAGAACGCGACGAAATCAACCCAGAAATCAACGAAGCACTTGTCGTTGAATTCTACAACAAAATGCTTTAA